The region ATAGAAAATTGTAATGGCGAAAATGAATACGATGATGATATCGAGTGTATCGACTTTCAGTATCCTATAAGTTTCTCAATTTACAATACAGATTTTCAAGTTATTGAAACCATAACTATTAATAACGATGAAGCCTTGTACAACTTTTTACAATCTTTAAATGGACCTGTTTTAGCAAGTCTTAACTTTCCAGTAACCTTAGTTTTGGCTAATGGCGAAACTATTGAAGTAAATAGCAATCAAGAATTAGAAGTAGCTATTAGTGACGCTGAAGATGATTGTGATGAGGATGATGATTACGATTATGATGATGACGATTGTAATGAAGAATCTATTGAATTAGCGTTAAAGGAGTGCTTATGGGAAATTACAAGCTACAATACAACAGATTATTTTAATGATTACTACTTAGATTTTAATGCTAATTATGAGTTTACAGTAACTTATAATGGCAATATTTTACACGATGGGACTTGGGCTGTAAGTGAGAATAGTGTAGGTGAGTTTGTATTAGACTTTGGAACCAACTGGCAAGATTTAAATGGTGCTTGGGTTATAGAAAACTGTAATGATTTGGATGAGTTTAATTTATACAATATGAGCATACAATCTACAATGCAAATTGAACAAGTATGTGATGTTAACTCAAGTTCTTTAGGTTGTTTGGAAGCTAATGCAATAGTATTGTGTGATGAAAATAATGATGGTGTTGAAGTTTTTAATCTGTATGAGGGATTAAGTAATATTGACGGTTGTACAATCAATAGTGCAGTTGTTGTTAGTTACCATATGACATTATCAGACGCTGAGACAAATATAAATCCTATTCCTAGCGTGACATCCTTTACTAATACTGTAAATCCGCAAGTCGTATATGTTAGAGTAGAGGTTTTAAATAACCCTAGCCAATTTGAGATTTTAGAAATAGAATTAATTTTAGAGGACTGTTCAATGTCAACCTGTACGGAAGGAGATGTTGACGGTACATTACAAAATTGCGAATGGACATTTACAAGTTATGCAGGAAGTGATTTTGGTATGTTTAATATAAACTTTACAAGCTTGACAGATGCAGTTATTTATATGCCAAACGGAAATGAAGAATATACCATGAATTGGTCTACTTCTCAAGGTGCCAATGGAGTAGAAGTAACATTTTCTAATATTTCTGGAGGTAATGTACAGGTTTTAAATGGAACGTATATAGTAGTTGAATGTACAGGAGAACAACTAATTTTGCATGATGTAAGTAATAGTAATAATGAAGTAGTTTTAGATATAGATTGTACAGGTAATTCGTCGTCATGTACAGAATCTGACGTAGAAACTTATTTGCAAAATTGTATATGGAATACCGTAAACTTAGATGGAAGTGATAGTCTAATACATTTTGATTTAGACTTTAACGCTAATAATGATTTATCGATAACCAACGCAACAACAAATCAAACTTACTCTGGTTATTGGAATGTATCAATTACAGCATCAGGAAGTATTTTGTTAGAATTAGCAAATATAAATGGTCCTAACATTCAAGCAATATCTGGATATTGGGATGTAGTAGAATGTGATTCAGATAGATTACAATTTACAAACGATAATAATGCCATATTTGTTATTGAGCAAGATTGCAATTAAAATTTAGTTTTAGTTAAGTTTGATTATTAATTAATATTAAAAGGTTGCTAATTTTAGCAGCCTTTTTTTATGGAATTATTTGTAGGCTAAACTTCGTAAATACGCATCAAATTCCTATTTTTGCCAATCATAAACAACGAGTCAGACTAGTTACTACTTACTGACTACTGAACACTAAATAAACATGTTTAATAATTTAAGCGAAAAGTTAGATAAAGCGTTACACGTATTAAAAGGACACGGTAGTATTACAGAAGTAAACGTTGCCGAAACCTTAAAAGAAGTACGTAGAGCACTTTTAGATGCCGATGTTAACTTTAAAATAGCTAAAGACTTTACCAATAGAGTAAAAGAAAAAGCACTTGGTCAAAACGTATTAACGACGTTACAACCTGGACAATTAATGGTTAAAATTGTTAAGGACGAATTAACCGAATTAATGGGTGGTGATGCAGAAGGAATTAATCTGTCTGGTGCGCCAACTGTAATTTTGATGTCTGGTTTACAAGGGTCTGGTAAAACCACGTTTTCTGGTAAATTAGCTAACTTCTTAAAAAACAAAAAAACAAAAAAACCTTTATTAGTAGCTTGTGATGTGTATCGTCCAGCAGCAGTTGATCAATTACATGTTGTAGGAGATCAAATAAATGTTGAGGTTTATAGTGATAAAGGAAATACAGACCCAGTAGCCATCGCACAAGCAGGTATTGCTCATGCCAAGCAAAATGGACATAATGTAGTGATTATAGATACAGCTGGTCGTTTAGCAGTTGATGAAGCTATGATGACCGAGATTTCTAATATCCATAAAGCTATTCAACCACAAGAAACCTTGTTTGTTGTGGATTCTATGACAGGTCAAGATGCAGTGAATACTGCAAAAGCTTTTAATGATGTGCTTAATTTTGATGGTGTTATCTTAACCAAATTAGATGGTGATACACGTGGTGGTGCAGCAATTTCTATTAAATCTGTAGTTAATAAACCAATTAAATTTATTGGTACAGGAGAGAAAATGGAAGCCATCGATATTTTCTATCCTTCTCGTATGGCTGACCGTATTTTAGGGATGGGAGACGTGGTGTCTTTAGTAGAACGTGCTCAAGAACAGTTTGATGAAGAAGAAGCAAGAAAATTACAAAAGAAGATTGCTAAAAACCAATTTGGTTTTGATGACTTCTTAAAGCAAATCCAGCAAATCAAGAAAATGGGTAATATGAAAGACCTTATTGGAATGATTCCTGGAGCTGGAAAAATGATGAAAGGTATAGATATAGATGATGATGCGTTTAAAGGTATTGAAGCTATCATCCACTCTATGACACCAAAAGAGCGTACCAATCCCTCAATAATTGATGCGAGCAGAAAAAAGCGTATTGGTAAAGGATCTGGTACATCTGTCCAAGAAGTTAACCAGCTACTAAAACAATTTAATCAAATGAGCAAGATGATGAAGATGATGCAAGGTGGTAAAGGAAAAGCAATGATGAATGCAATGAAAAACATGAGGTAAACAAAACTCAGTTTTCAGTAGCAGTCTCAGCTTTTCAGTCTTACTCAAAATTGCTTACTCTAACTTTAAAATAGTTAAGTTTAATAATTAGATAAATATTATAGTATGGATTTCAAAAATTTAATAGCCTACCAAAAAGCGTTTGATTTGGCTATGCAAATTTTTGAGGTTTCCAAATCATTTCCTTCAGAAGAAAAGTATTCACTTACAGATCAAGTCAGAAGAAGTTCGCGTTCAGTTTGCGCAAATATGGCTGAAGCATATAGGAAAAGGAGATATTTAAAGCATTTTATTAGTAAATTAACAGATTGTGATGGTGAAAATTCAGAAACGAATACTTGGTTAGATTTTGCTTTAAAATGCAATTATATTTCAAAAGAAGAACATGTAAAGTTGACTAATCAATCTACAGAAATCGGAAAGCTGATAAATTACATGATAAATAATCCAGAAAAATTTGGAGTAAACATCAAAAAACAGATAAAACCAAAACCGCAAGAGTAAGAAAACTGTAAACTGCAACTGCGACTGAAAACTAAATAAGAATGATAATACTAGACGGAAAAAAAGTTAGTAACGACATTAAAAACGAAATCAAAGCTGAGGTTGACAAAATGAAGGCTAATAATGAAAAAGTTCCTCATTTAGCAGCAGTCATAGTAGGTAATGATGGCGCAAGTTTGACTTATGTAGGTAGTAAGGTTAGAGCTTGCGAGCGTGTTGGTTTTGAATCTACTATGGTGAGATTGTCCAATACTACTAGCGAAGTGGAGCTGTTAGATAAAATTGAAGAACTTAATAACAACGATGATATAGATGGTTTTATCATTCAATTGCCATTACCTCCACAAATTAATACACAAAAAGTTTTAATGGCTGTGCATCCAGATAAAGATGTTGATGGGTTTCATCCAACTAATTTTGGTAAAATGGCATTAGATATGTCCACTTTTATTCCTGCTACTCCATTTGGGATTTTAGAATTATTAGATAGATATGATGTTGATACTAAAGGTAAGCATACAGTTGTGATTGGACGTTCGCATATTGTAGGTCGTCCTATGAGTATTTTGATGGGTCGTAAAGGATTTCCTGGAAATTCTACAGTTACATTAACCCATAGTCACACTAAAAATATCACGCAAATTACAAGTCAGGCAGATATTATAATTTCTGCGTTGGGTGTTCCAAACTTTTTAAAAGCAGAGATGGTTAAAGACGATGCAGTTATAATTGATGTTGGAATAACACGTGTACCTGATGACTCTACAGAAAAAGGATATCGTATTACTGGTGATGTAGATTTTGAAAATGTAAGTAAAAAAGCTAGTCATATTACTCCTGTTCCTGGTGGAGTTGGACCAATGACCATCGCGATGCTACTTAAAAATACATTATTAGCAAGAGAACGTCACAGAAAAGGATATAAAGAATAAATACAATTTAATTACTTATTTTTAAAACCTGAAACTTATCGTTTCAGGTTTTTTTATGCAGATATTATCAAGAGTTCAATTTGGAAGCTTAGAGCATGTGTTGCCTGTTATTTTGGCTATTGTTTTTTGTGTTTTGTTGTTTAATTATGCCAAATCAAAATCTGAAACAACCAAGCGTTTAATTTTTAAATATTTAGGTGTTTTTGTTTCGGGATTTATAGTTGTATTTCATATCTATCAAATAGGTTTTGGGACTTATAATTTTAAGACCGATTTACCCTTATTCTTATGTAGTTTTATTGCACTGTTTATATGGGTTTTCACAATCACTCAAAAATATATTCTTTTTGAAATTTTACTATTTTGGATTATTGCTGGAACGTCTCAAGGTGTGATTACACCAGATATTTCAATAGGATTTCCAAATTTTGAATACTTCAGATACTGGGTGGTTCACCTTGGGTTATTAACAATTATCGTTTATGCAATTGCAGTTTTAAAAATGACACCGACAATAAAAAGTGTATTTAAATCTTTTTTCACGTTACAAATATATGTAGTAATTATATTGGCTATTAATTATAGTTTAGGAACTAATTATTCTTATTTAAATAGCAAACCTATTTCAGGTTCAGTTTTAGATTATTTGGGAGATTGGCCTTATTATATTATAGTAGTTCAGTTGATTTTGATACCGCTTTTTTTACTAATTTATTTTCCGTTTTATTTAGTCAAAAAAAAGAGTCTCAATACTATTGAAACTCTTTAAATTATTCTTTTTAAATGTTATTAAGAATCTGCAGGTTGGTCTTTTCTGTATTTCAACATAGATACACCAGCTATAAAAAACACACCACCTAAAATGGTTAGTGCCCAAGGATTTAGTGATGTCATATCGTTTCCAAAGACACCTAATACACCTAGTGTTAATGCAATCATTCCACCTATTGTTAGGATAAGCGCTAAAATTTTAATCATAGTCTTAAAAAAAATTAGTTAGTAGTTATAAAAATAAACAATTTTTAATTAATGGTTTAAAATTACTTGGCAAACAATTGTGACTGATCTTTAAAGGCTTTAAACTCTAATGCATTGCCTGCTGGATCATTAAAAAACATGGTTTTCTGCTCACCAACCAAACCTTCAAATCTAATATAAGGTTCTATGATAAAGTTGATGTTTTTAGATTTTAAATGGGTTTCAAAATTTGTGAAAGTCTCCCAATCTAAAACCACTCCGTAATGTGGTACAGGGACGTGTTTTCCATCTACTTCATTTGCTGCTTTATCTTCAATAGATTGTGCTTTGTTATGAATGACTAACTGGTGCCCAAAAAAATTAAAGTCAACCCAGTGATCACTACTTCGTCCTTCTTCGCAGTTTAAAATATCTCTATAAAATATGCGACACTCTTCTAAATTATGAACAGGAATTGCTACATGAAAAGGTGATAGTTTACTCATTATTGTATTTATTATTAGTTTACTTTATTCCAAATATCTAGAAATATTTTCCAATCATCTCCTGTTTTTTTCCAAACTATAACATATTTTCCTTTCCAAGATACTTCTTCATTTTCTTGAGTTCTTGTTTTTCCTTCATAATAACCATAATCGTAAGCATAGTTCCCTTCAACTTTAATCTCTGTTGGAGTTACTTTGTGTGATATAATTTTGACACCTTCAGGTAGCATCCAATATTTTTTAATGGATTCTTTGCTAGAAATAATATTAATATTGTTAGGGAAAATTTTACCGTCATCCGTATATTTATTAGCTAAAGCATCTATATCGCCTTCCATATAAGCTTTAGAAAACGCTATTGTGTTTTCTTTAATGATATCAATATCAGATTTGGTTTTATCTGCTCTTTTACATTCAATTTTCCAAGTAGGATATACCGTTTTTTCAGTTTTGTCAACCCATTCACCAATCCACTTATATCCAGAAGAATTTATATCATAAAAAGTAAGTCTGTAGAATCCTTCCATTCCATTTGGTGCTTTTTGCTTGCGATATAAAACTATCTTGTTGTCTTCAGTTTTATTCCCTTCCCAAGTAGAAAGTGTTGTTGTTGGGTTTTTTGAGGAATAATAATGGACATACCATTTACTACTATCTGCAATGTACTGTCTAATACTTCCTGAATGTGCACCATCTTCTTTTAAGGTTTCGTCTTGGACAGCATTACCATTCATTATATACTTCCAATTCCAAACCATATTTTGTGACTCAGCCCAACTACCATCTTTATTTCTTGCAGTAGATTTACAATTGCATGAACCTATTAAAGGTTGAAAATCTTTTATTTGTTTCGGAGCATCAGGATGTGCTTTTCCATATGGGAAATCTGTCGAAGGTTCATTTTCTGTTTGTGAGTATGCAGAAAGGCTTAGACATAAAAACAATATGAGAGGATATTTCATAATTAGTTGGTTTGTAATAAAAATACTTATGAAATATGTAATTTATAGGAAGATTAAGATTTAATTAACGTCTTTTTTTAGTTTGTCTTTCCTCATAAGTTTTTGTAGAATCCTCCAATAATAAGTTTAATGTTTTCAATTCAGTATCTGTAAATTCTCGGTATTTGCCAATAGGTACATCCAACTTTATATTCATGATACGTACTCGTTTTAAGGACGTCACTTCATAAGTTAAATATTCGCACATACGTCTAATTTGCCTGTTTAAACCTTGCGTTAGTATTATACTAAAGGTATGAGAATCTATCTTTTTAACCGAACATTTCTTTGTGGTTTTGCCTAAATCTTCTAAATAAATTCCTCCAGACATTCTTTTAATAAAGGTTTGAGAAATTGGTTTATCTACTGTGACAATATATTCTTTTTCGTGATTATTACTAGCTCTTAATATTTTATTGACTATATCACCATCGTCCGTTAAAAAAATTAAACCTTCACTAGGTTTATCTAAGCGTCCAATCGGGAAAATGCGTTTTGGGTAATTTATAAAGTCAATAATATTATCTTTTTCTACACTGGTATCTGTTGTGCAGACAATGCCTACAGGTTTATTAAAGGCTAAATAAACAGGTTTTTCAGTGTTGTTTTTAATGATTTCTCCATCAACTGCAACAATATCTGTTGGGCTTACTTTAGTACCCATTTCTGGTATAACACCATTAATAGTAACACGTCCAGCTTCAATGAGTTTATCCCCTTCACGTCGCGAGCAGTATCCAGCTTCACTTAGATATTTGTTAAGTCGTGTTAGTTTAGTTTCCAAAATAAGTTAAGATTTAATAAAATTAATAACTGCCTCGTTTACACTATTATCACGTAAACCATGTCCAAACCCTTCAGTAGTTATTAACGTTGAATTTTTAAAATTAGAACTAATCAATTTTGCTTCATCATATTTAATGACCTCATCATGTTTGTCGTGTATTATCAATCCTTCAACATTTATTTTTGAAGCAAATTTAGCTGATGAAAAATGTGAAGGTTCATAATTAAACCGATCAAAAACCAATTGGTTTAATCCGTTTTCAATCCTTCTATTATAACCTAGCATGTTTACATAGTTTTTAAACACATTGGTAAACTCTGAAGGTGCACCTAATAAAGCTAGTTTTTTTAAAGCTTGATGTTGATAGTTATGCTGAAAAAATACTGAAGCCATTCCGCCAACAGAGTGCCCAACAATAGTATTAGGTTGGTAATGGTTAGCAACAACATTAATAAACTCAGAGTATAATATGGCGTTAAATTGTTTTCCACCAGATTTACCGTGTGCAGGACCATCTAATGCAACAATATTATAATCTTGAGCTTGTAACGTTTTAATTAGTTTTTTCCATCTAAAACTATTGCTTTCCCATCCATGAGCAAATAAAACAGTCTCTTTAGAACCTTCCCAGAGATAGGTTTGTATGTCTAAGTTATTATAACTTAAAGTATGTTGCTTTGCAGTATCCAAAAATTGTTCTTGTTTTAGATTAAGACGACCCTGTCTTGGCGTAGCAAATAAATCAAGTGCTTTTACACTGGCATATTTAGGGGCTACGTAGCTAACCATATTTAAGGAACTACCTATAATTTTTGGTACTGCTTTAGCAATGACTTTTTTCATTTTATTTATTGGTCTTCTCGGTTAACTAAATCCATAGAAAATGCAGGTGTGCATATTGCTATATACTCGCAAGCTACGGTAAAAGGATTAGAGTATTGTACTCTCGTGTTTTTTTCAATTTTAATAGATTGTCCTGCTTCTAAAACAATTAATTCATCGTCTATTATAAATTGTTTTTTGCCTTTAATAATATACGTGTATTCGTCAAATTCTGGAGTTTGAAATGGTTCGCTCCATCCAGCAGGTGCAACCATATGTGCTATGCTGATATCTTTATTGCCATCTGTAGCTAGACCGAAATGTTCTTCTATTAGTTTTCCATCGGTTGTTGGCACAATGAATGGGTTGTTTTGTACTTGATATTTTTTCATGTTTTTTAATTTACCATCCAACCATAAAATGTTTAATCTTGGCTGTATCTGGTATATTTGCTTCTTCTATTGTTTTAGTAATATCAAATCTAAATTCTGCAGGCAATTCATTTTTATCTATTAAAAAGAATATATCGCTATCTTTTACAAAAACTGAAATGCTTCTAAAAGAATTTTGAATTCTGGTAATAGTATATTTTGATTTAATATCTCCAAAAGTACTAGTGTTACTAATACCGTTTTCCGTTTTGTATCTAGGGTCTTTTATTTTTATACTAGATATCGTTGCAGTAGAATCTAGAGCTTGATTGGGTGTTAAACTTAGTAAGTGTTTTCCGCCTTTCTCATAAATATTTATAGTGTTTAATGTACCTGTAAACTCGTCTCCTGCAATAGGACTAATTATAGAGTCTTTTGCAAAAATGATTTTTAAATCTTTAACTTCTGTCGAGTCTGTTAATAGTCCAATATTTTGATTTTGAACTAAAAATGGATCAATCTCTGTTTTGCAAGAAGTAAATGTTATTGCTATAATACTAAGGGCTAATAGTGTTTTTTTCATCAAAAATTATTTAGTTTATTGTTTTACACCAGAAAGTGTAATTTATTTCATAACGCGTTTTAAAATACCAAAAACACTTCTAATAAAGGTTGCGCTTGTTAATACTTTAATTATTGGGTTTTGTGCTGTGCTACGTCGTCTTGTAGTTTTTTTGGTTTTGGCTGCTTTTTCTTTTTCCTTTTTTAATCTTGCATCTTCTTTTTGTTTAAGTTTTTCGGCTTGATCAATTTTTTTGTTAAGCATCTCGTAGGCACTTTCTCTATCTATGGTTTCATTATATTTTAAAACCAATTTAGAGTCATCAAGTAGCGTTTGTAATTCGGTTTCATTTAAAATATCCATCCTACTCATTGGTGCACGCATCATGGTTGCAGCTAATGGAGTAGGACGTCCTTTTTCGTCTAAAGCAGAGACTAAAGCTTCTCCTGTACCTAAAGAGGTCAAAACATCAGCAGTGTCATAATACTCGGTATCTGGATAATTTTGAGCAGTTAATTTTATAGCTTTTCTGTCTTTAGCTGTAAAAGCACGTAAAGCATGTTGAATTTTAAGACCTAACTGACTTAAAACACCTTCTGGAACATCAGTTGGGTTTTGGGTAACAAAGTATAATCCGACTCCTTTACTTCTGATTAACTTTACAATACTTTCTATTTGATTTAATAATGCTTTTGAAGCTTCATTAAAAATTAAATGGGCTTCGTCTATAAACATGATTAATTCTGGTTGTCCAGAATCACCTTGTTCTGGCAAGGTTTCATATATTTCAGCTAATAGACTCAACATAAATGTTGAAAATAATTTAGGTCTGTCCTGAATGTCTGTTAAGCGAATAATATTAATATAGCCACGACCATCTCTGGTGGTTCTTAACAAATCTTCGACTTCAAAACTTTTTTCTCCAAAAAACAAGTCGCCTCCTTGCTGTTCTATTTCTATTAGTTTTCTTAAAATAGCACCTGTTGATGCGGTTGAAATACGTCCATAGGCTTCTTCAAACTCTGGTTTACCTTCGTTAGTACAGTATTGTAATATTTTTTTAAAATCCTTTAAATCTAAAAGCGGTAGTTTATTATCATCACAATATTTAAAAATAACCGAAACTATTCCAGATTGTGTTTCTGTAAGATCTAAGATTCTAGATAATAAAACAGGTCCAAATTCGCTAATCGTTGCACGAAGTCTAACACCATCTTGCTCCGAAAGACTCATGATTTCTACTGGAAACGATTTTGGAGTAAAGTCTAAACCTATTTTTTCGTGACGTTCATCAATTTTAGGATGTCCTGGACTAGGTTGAGCAATTCCACTTAAATCACCTTTAATATCCATTAATAAAACCGGAATGCCTTTTTCGCTTAAATTTTCAGCCAAAACTTGTAGTGTTTTAGTTTTTCCAGTTCCAGTTGCACCAGCAATTAAACCATGTCTATTCATGGTTTTTAAAGGTACGTTTACATAAGCATTTTTAATGGTTTGACCATCTAACATGGCAGAGCCAAGTGTAATAAAATCGCCTTTACAAGTGTTTCCTTTAGTGATATGGTTAAAAAAATCCTCCTGTCTACTCATTCTTAAAAATATTTGATGTAAAAATACTAATCTTAGCTTAAATCCCTGAAAACTTTCAACTTTAAATACTTAAAATTTCCAACAGATAAGATTATATTTGCGCCACATGAAGCAAGAAATACAAGATTTAGTTAACAAAGGGTTGATGTTGCCTTTAATGGAAGAGTTTTACACTATTCAAGGCGAAGGTTACCATAAAGGAACTGCTGCTTATTTTATAAGAATTGGTGGTTGCGATGTTGGTTGTCATTGGTGTGACGTCAAAGAAAGTTGGATTGCAGATTTGCATCCTCCAACAAAAACAGAAACAATAGTCCAAAACGCTAAAAAATATAGCGATACAGTTGTGGTTACTGGTGGAGAACCTTTAACTTGGGATATGACCGAGTTAACCACACAGCTTAAAGCTGAAGGTATGAGTATTCACATTGAAACTTCAGGTGCTTACCAATTAACAGGTGAATGGGATTGGATTTGTTTGTCGCCTAAAAAAATGAAGCTTCCAACACAAAGTGTTTATGAAAAAGCCAATGAACTAAAATGTATTATTTATAATAAAGATGATTTTAAGTTTGCTGAAGCGCAAGCCGAAAAAGTAAATAACGATTGTATTTTATACCTACAACCAGAATGGAGTAAGCGTGATACTATGATACCTTTAATTGTAGATTATGTTATGGCTAATCCAAAGTGGAAAGTGTCCTTACAAACTCATAAATATTTAAATATACCTTAATAAAAGCCTTCATTTTTTGAAGGCTTTTTAGTTAACACACTTTTCAAACTATTATTTTTTTACTGAAAGTAATAATCTTTGCTACTTTACTTTCATTTTAATATAAATACATATTTTAAAGTACTAAATTGTAAGTGTTTTATGGTTTAGTGTTTTTATAATGAAACATAAAGCTAATATTTGCTTCAACAAATAGAACTAAAGAATTTAAAAATATAAGATTATGTGTGGAATTGTATGTGCTTTCGACCTTAAACAAAAAAGCGAAGATTTAAGACCTCAGGTTTTAGAAATGTCAAAAACTATTCGTCATCGTGGACCAGATTGGTCAGGAATATATAGTGACGATAAGGCTATTTTAGCCCACGAACGATTAGCTATTGTAGATCCAGCTTCTGGTAAACAACCCTTATATAGTCCTGATAAAAAATTAGTTTTAGCAGCTAATGGAGAAATATATAACCATAGAGAGTTACGTAAGCAGTTTGATGATAAATATGATTTTCAAACCCAAAGTGATTGTGAAGTTATATTAGCATTATATCAAGAAAAAGGTGTGGATTTTGTAGATGAAATGAATGGTATCTTCGGATTTGCAATCTACGACGTTGAAAAAGACGAGTATTTTATAGCTCGTGACCACATGGGTATTATC is a window of Olleya sp. YS DNA encoding:
- the ffh gene encoding signal recognition particle protein; the protein is MFNNLSEKLDKALHVLKGHGSITEVNVAETLKEVRRALLDADVNFKIAKDFTNRVKEKALGQNVLTTLQPGQLMVKIVKDELTELMGGDAEGINLSGAPTVILMSGLQGSGKTTFSGKLANFLKNKKTKKPLLVACDVYRPAAVDQLHVVGDQINVEVYSDKGNTDPVAIAQAGIAHAKQNGHNVVIIDTAGRLAVDEAMMTEISNIHKAIQPQETLFVVDSMTGQDAVNTAKAFNDVLNFDGVILTKLDGDTRGGAAISIKSVVNKPIKFIGTGEKMEAIDIFYPSRMADRILGMGDVVSLVERAQEQFDEEEARKLQKKIAKNQFGFDDFLKQIQQIKKMGNMKDLIGMIPGAGKMMKGIDIDDDAFKGIEAIIHSMTPKERTNPSIIDASRKKRIGKGSGTSVQEVNQLLKQFNQMSKMMKMMQGGKGKAMMNAMKNMR
- a CDS encoding four helix bundle protein, which codes for MDFKNLIAYQKAFDLAMQIFEVSKSFPSEEKYSLTDQVRRSSRSVCANMAEAYRKRRYLKHFISKLTDCDGENSETNTWLDFALKCNYISKEEHVKLTNQSTEIGKLINYMINNPEKFGVNIKKQIKPKPQE
- a CDS encoding bifunctional 5,10-methylenetetrahydrofolate dehydrogenase/5,10-methenyltetrahydrofolate cyclohydrolase, with translation MIILDGKKVSNDIKNEIKAEVDKMKANNEKVPHLAAVIVGNDGASLTYVGSKVRACERVGFESTMVRLSNTTSEVELLDKIEELNNNDDIDGFIIQLPLPPQINTQKVLMAVHPDKDVDGFHPTNFGKMALDMSTFIPATPFGILELLDRYDVDTKGKHTVVIGRSHIVGRPMSILMGRKGFPGNSTVTLTHSHTKNITQITSQADIIISALGVPNFLKAEMVKDDAVIIDVGITRVPDDSTEKGYRITGDVDFENVSKKASHITPVPGGVGPMTIAMLLKNTLLARERHRKGYKE
- a CDS encoding TIGR02206 family membrane protein; translated protein: MQILSRVQFGSLEHVLPVILAIVFCVLLFNYAKSKSETTKRLIFKYLGVFVSGFIVVFHIYQIGFGTYNFKTDLPLFLCSFIALFIWVFTITQKYILFEILLFWIIAGTSQGVITPDISIGFPNFEYFRYWVVHLGLLTIIVYAIAVLKMTPTIKSVFKSFFTLQIYVVIILAINYSLGTNYSYLNSKPISGSVLDYLGDWPYYIIVVQLILIPLFLLIYFPFYLVKKKSLNTIETL
- a CDS encoding VOC family protein, with protein sequence MSKLSPFHVAIPVHNLEECRIFYRDILNCEEGRSSDHWVDFNFFGHQLVIHNKAQSIEDKAANEVDGKHVPVPHYGVVLDWETFTNFETHLKSKNINFIIEPYIRFEGLVGEQKTMFFNDPAGNALEFKAFKDQSQLFAK
- a CDS encoding DUF4440 domain-containing protein, which translates into the protein MKYPLILFLCLSLSAYSQTENEPSTDFPYGKAHPDAPKQIKDFQPLIGSCNCKSTARNKDGSWAESQNMVWNWKYIMNGNAVQDETLKEDGAHSGSIRQYIADSSKWYVHYYSSKNPTTTLSTWEGNKTEDNKIVLYRKQKAPNGMEGFYRLTFYDINSSGYKWIGEWVDKTEKTVYPTWKIECKRADKTKSDIDIIKENTIAFSKAYMEGDIDALANKYTDDGKIFPNNINIISSKESIKKYWMLPEGVKIISHKVTPTEIKVEGNYAYDYGYYEGKTRTQENEEVSWKGKYVIVWKKTGDDWKIFLDIWNKVN
- the rluF gene encoding 23S rRNA pseudouridine(2604) synthase RluF, with translation METKLTRLNKYLSEAGYCSRREGDKLIEAGRVTINGVIPEMGTKVSPTDIVAVDGEIIKNNTEKPVYLAFNKPVGIVCTTDTSVEKDNIIDFINYPKRIFPIGRLDKPSEGLIFLTDDGDIVNKILRASNNHEKEYIVTVDKPISQTFIKRMSGGIYLEDLGKTTKKCSVKKIDSHTFSIILTQGLNRQIRRMCEYLTYEVTSLKRVRIMNIKLDVPIGKYREFTDTELKTLNLLLEDSTKTYEERQTKKRR
- a CDS encoding alpha/beta hydrolase; this translates as MKKVIAKAVPKIIGSSLNMVSYVAPKYASVKALDLFATPRQGRLNLKQEQFLDTAKQHTLSYNNLDIQTYLWEGSKETVLFAHGWESNSFRWKKLIKTLQAQDYNIVALDGPAHGKSGGKQFNAILYSEFINVVANHYQPNTIVGHSVGGMASVFFQHNYQHQALKKLALLGAPSEFTNVFKNYVNMLGYNRRIENGLNQLVFDRFNYEPSHFSSAKFASKINVEGLIIHDKHDEVIKYDEAKLISSNFKNSTLITTEGFGHGLRDNSVNEAVINFIKS
- a CDS encoding cupin domain-containing protein → MKKYQVQNNPFIVPTTDGKLIEEHFGLATDGNKDISIAHMVAPAGWSEPFQTPEFDEYTYIIKGKKQFIIDDELIVLEAGQSIKIEKNTRVQYSNPFTVACEYIAICTPAFSMDLVNREDQ
- a CDS encoding helicase HerA-like domain-containing protein; the encoded protein is MSRQEDFFNHITKGNTCKGDFITLGSAMLDGQTIKNAYVNVPLKTMNRHGLIAGATGTGKTKTLQVLAENLSEKGIPVLLMDIKGDLSGIAQPSPGHPKIDERHEKIGLDFTPKSFPVEIMSLSEQDGVRLRATISEFGPVLLSRILDLTETQSGIVSVIFKYCDDNKLPLLDLKDFKKILQYCTNEGKPEFEEAYGRISTASTGAILRKLIEIEQQGGDLFFGEKSFEVEDLLRTTRDGRGYINIIRLTDIQDRPKLFSTFMLSLLAEIYETLPEQGDSGQPELIMFIDEAHLIFNEASKALLNQIESIVKLIRSKGVGLYFVTQNPTDVPEGVLSQLGLKIQHALRAFTAKDRKAIKLTAQNYPDTEYYDTADVLTSLGTGEALVSALDEKGRPTPLAATMMRAPMSRMDILNETELQTLLDDSKLVLKYNETIDRESAYEMLNKKIDQAEKLKQKEDARLKKEKEKAAKTKKTTRRRSTAQNPIIKVLTSATFIRSVFGILKRVMK